Proteins from one Pseudomonas grandcourensis genomic window:
- a CDS encoding MaoC/PaaZ C-terminal domain-containing protein, protein MITDWHTLNREPSLPGLYARAATRRKITGSRLPDSGLRCWVEVDPKRLAAYRKVCGFADNGLLPPTYPHILGFALQMQLLTARDFPFPLLGLIHLSNRIRVLRPMGGVSRVRVSVQVQNLQPHAKGATFDLLTSLDDQLGPLWEAESRMLCRGVKLEGEPLEENQVSSLVLSEIEHWKAPTDIGRQYAKVSGDYNPIHLSAASARLFGFPTAIAHGLWNKARTLAALAGHLPAANVEIAVQFKKPVRLPSEVTLLASAPGPSGDFQLVGVGELEHMVGHWRPVA, encoded by the coding sequence ATGATCACCGACTGGCACACACTCAACCGCGAACCCAGCCTGCCGGGGTTGTACGCACGAGCGGCGACACGGCGAAAAATCACCGGCAGCCGCCTGCCCGATTCGGGGTTGCGTTGCTGGGTCGAAGTCGATCCCAAGCGCCTGGCAGCCTATCGCAAGGTCTGTGGTTTCGCCGACAACGGCCTGCTGCCGCCGACCTACCCGCACATCCTCGGCTTTGCCTTGCAGATGCAACTGCTCACGGCCAGGGACTTCCCGTTCCCGCTGCTGGGCCTGATTCACCTGAGCAACCGCATTCGCGTACTGCGCCCCATGGGCGGGGTGAGTCGGGTGCGCGTCAGCGTGCAAGTGCAAAACCTGCAACCCCACGCCAAAGGCGCGACGTTCGATCTGCTGACCAGCCTCGACGATCAGTTGGGGCCGTTATGGGAAGCAGAAAGCCGGATGCTCTGTCGCGGCGTCAAACTCGAGGGCGAACCGCTCGAAGAGAACCAGGTATCGAGCCTTGTCCTGAGCGAAATCGAGCACTGGAAAGCGCCCACGGACATCGGCCGGCAATACGCCAAGGTGTCCGGCGACTACAACCCGATTCACCTGAGCGCAGCCAGCGCCCGACTCTTCGGCTTCCCGACCGCCATCGCCCATGGCCTGTGGAACAAGGCACGCACACTGGCTGCGCTGGCCGGGCATCTGCCAGCGGCGAATGTCGAGATCGCAGTGCAGTTCAAAAAGCCGGTACGGTTGCCCAGTGAGGTGACGTTGCTGGCCAGTGCACCGGGACCGAGCGGGGATTTTCAGTTGGTGGGAGTGGGGGAGCTGGAGCATATGGTCGGGCATTGGCGACCGGTGGCCTGA
- a CDS encoding pilus assembly protein, giving the protein MSQNLSQTFLAITRNSTDLEWLQGALAPLGQVVSAGGGSLDELLALVDVTCASLVFIGLDRDHVVTQSALIEGALEAKPMLAIVALGDGMDNQLVLNAMRAGARDFVAYGSRSSEVAGLVRRLSKRLPAVAPNTHLGRLTVLYGVQSNTDGALLATHMAQVVQKSGQHTLLLDLGLPRGDSLALLGLESSFHFGDALRHLRRLDATLIDSAFTSCEAGLRILAYASGDEPLEHTSAAELYMLLSALRQHFQHIVVNLTGQPDSEALRTFVNHCDKLLWYTDQNVLDCRRNLAVLNLWREKGMKLDHAKLLVDRYLRSVAPDSDTLGKTFGLEIIATLAYSPEVRLNAKNQGLTLFELAPREGLTQSLRTLGECLAKHSEGLAKPKTGWFNRLRGAQ; this is encoded by the coding sequence ATGAGCCAGAACCTGAGTCAAACCTTCCTCGCGATCACGCGCAACAGCACCGACCTGGAATGGCTGCAAGGTGCTCTCGCGCCCTTGGGCCAGGTGGTCAGCGCCGGTGGCGGCAGCCTCGACGAACTGTTGGCACTGGTGGACGTGACCTGCGCCAGCCTGGTGTTCATCGGCCTGGACCGCGACCACGTGGTCACCCAAAGCGCGTTGATCGAAGGCGCGCTGGAAGCCAAGCCGATGCTGGCGATCGTCGCGCTGGGCGACGGCATGGACAACCAGCTTGTACTCAATGCGATGCGCGCCGGGGCCAGGGATTTCGTGGCCTATGGTTCACGCTCCAGTGAAGTCGCGGGGCTGGTGCGACGCCTGAGCAAACGCCTGCCAGCTGTCGCACCGAACACGCACCTGGGCCGCCTGACCGTACTGTATGGCGTGCAGAGCAACACCGACGGCGCATTGCTGGCCACGCACATGGCGCAAGTGGTGCAAAAAAGCGGACAGCACACGCTGCTGCTGGACCTTGGATTACCCCGGGGCGATAGCCTGGCGCTGCTCGGCCTTGAGAGCTCGTTTCATTTCGGCGATGCATTGCGCCACTTGCGACGCCTGGACGCGACGCTGATCGACAGCGCCTTCACCAGTTGTGAAGCCGGGCTGCGCATCCTCGCCTATGCCAGTGGCGATGAACCGCTGGAGCACACCAGCGCCGCCGAGCTGTACATGTTGCTCAGCGCCCTGCGCCAACACTTCCAGCACATCGTGGTAAACCTCACGGGCCAACCTGACAGCGAAGCGCTGCGCACCTTCGTCAACCATTGCGACAAACTGCTGTGGTACACCGACCAGAACGTGCTCGACTGCCGCCGCAATCTCGCGGTGCTCAACTTGTGGCGCGAAAAAGGCATGAAGCTCGATCACGCCAAACTGCTCGTGGACCGCTACCTGCGCAGCGTCGCGCCGGACTCCGACACCCTGGGCAAGACGTTCGGCCTAGAGATCATCGCCACCCTCGCCTACAGCCCGGAAGTGCGGCTCAACGCCAAGAACCAGGGCCTGACCCTGTTCGAACTGGCCCCACGCGAAGGCCTCACCCAGAGCTTGCGCACCCTCGGCGAGTGCCTGGCCAAACATTCCGAAGGCCTGGCCAAACCCAAGACCGGCTGGTTCAACCGCTTGAGGGGCGCACAATGA
- a CDS encoding response regulator has protein sequence MNALAQPRQQLLLVDDEEDALLELAELLEGEGFNCFTATSVKLALQHLTRHPDIALVITDLRMPEESGMSLIKRLREHTSREHLPVIVMSGHAGMDDVSDMLRLQVLDLFRKPIYHVRLLETLNNLFPQPQVYLVKG, from the coding sequence ATGAACGCTCTCGCACAGCCACGCCAACAGTTGCTTCTGGTGGATGACGAAGAGGACGCATTGCTTGAGTTGGCGGAGTTGCTGGAGGGTGAGGGGTTCAATTGTTTTACGGCCACTTCGGTCAAGCTCGCGCTGCAGCATCTGACCAGGCATCCCGATATCGCTTTGGTGATCACCGATTTGCGCATGCCGGAGGAGAGCGGCATGTCGTTGATCAAGCGCTTGCGCGAGCATACGTCGCGCGAGCATTTGCCGGTGATTGTGATGTCGGGGCATGCGGGCATGGATGATGTCAGTGACATGTTGCGCTTGCAGGTGCTGGATCTTTTTCGCAAGCCGATTTATCACGTGCGGTTGTTGGAGACGCTGAATAATCTGTTTCCTCAACCGCAGGTTTATTTGGTCAAAGGTTGA
- a CDS encoding Flp family type IVb pilin, which produces MSFSKLVEKVKSGIAFYKGLVKDTEGASGIEYAIIAAMVAVVLAGFSTGVQSAIRATFTTIQAAL; this is translated from the coding sequence ATGTCTTTTTCCAAGCTTGTTGAGAAGGTCAAATCCGGGATCGCTTTTTACAAAGGCCTGGTCAAGGATACCGAGGGTGCGTCCGGTATTGAGTACGCGATTATTGCGGCCATGGTTGCGGTGGTGCTTGCCGGTTTCAGTACGGGTGTCCAGAGCGCCATCAGGGCCACGTTCACCACGATTCAAGCGGCGCTGTGA
- the cpaB gene encoding Flp pilus assembly protein CpaB — protein sequence MNSRVTLGLAGLFLVGAIITGYWGLTLSRQSTPESVTQSTASAPLAIAQAPLSANDPTRHPVVVLVNDVAPYMPISAADVVLEQLHTVPAGSLTSLDQAIGHTPWRALTAGSWLNDESFEAGSKLSRMIRPNERALAVAMEEVVSISGQLTPGDYVDVLLFLRMDTLNPQPTAQLVVPALRVLGVGEQLGLTNDGQPSSPPRNADEKLKQDQSRAAARTVLLAVPEQLVSRLMLATQAGVLRLAVRSADEKRLARYWAGESSSAANLANANRELLQFSQLAMTAPPKPVASPGAVSRKTSVEVIRGNEITQQIP from the coding sequence ATGAACAGCCGTGTCACTCTGGGCCTCGCCGGATTGTTTCTGGTCGGCGCCATCATTACCGGTTACTGGGGACTCACATTGAGTCGTCAATCGACCCCCGAATCCGTTACCCAATCCACCGCCAGCGCACCGCTCGCCATCGCACAGGCGCCTCTGTCGGCAAATGACCCGACTCGCCATCCGGTGGTTGTGCTGGTCAACGATGTCGCACCGTATATGCCGATCAGCGCCGCCGATGTCGTCCTGGAACAGCTGCACACCGTCCCGGCCGGCAGCCTGACCAGCCTCGACCAGGCGATTGGCCACACCCCTTGGCGCGCCCTCACCGCCGGCAGCTGGCTCAATGATGAAAGCTTCGAAGCCGGCAGCAAGCTGTCGCGGATGATCCGCCCCAATGAGCGCGCCCTGGCGGTTGCCATGGAAGAAGTGGTCAGTATCAGCGGGCAACTGACACCGGGCGACTATGTCGACGTGCTGCTGTTCCTGCGCATGGACACCCTCAATCCGCAGCCAACCGCCCAACTCGTGGTGCCCGCCTTGCGGGTGCTCGGGGTCGGCGAGCAGTTGGGGTTGACCAACGACGGCCAGCCTTCCAGCCCGCCGCGCAACGCCGATGAAAAACTCAAACAGGATCAATCCCGCGCCGCGGCCCGGACCGTGTTGCTCGCCGTTCCTGAACAACTGGTGAGCCGCCTGATGCTCGCGACCCAGGCCGGCGTGCTGCGCCTGGCCGTGCGTAGCGCCGATGAGAAACGCCTGGCACGCTACTGGGCCGGCGAAAGCAGCTCTGCCGCCAACCTGGCCAATGCCAACCGCGAGTTGTTGCAATTCAGCCAACTGGCCATGACTGCGCCGCCCAAACCCGTTGCCAGCCCTGGCGCCGTATCGCGCAAAACCAGCGTGGAAGTCATTCGCGGCAACGAGATCACTCAACAAATACCCTGA